From Burkholderia sp. WP9, a single genomic window includes:
- a CDS encoding YoaK family protein yields the protein MNKHEDTILALIAGYVDTVGFVALFGLFTAHVTGNFVLIGAEFAGGGQGVLLKLLAFSSFIVGIALSSVIFKFLERNHPADAASALYLFQAMLLVSFLVTGLIATPIKASNASMVLVCGVLGTMAMGVQNARGRLLMVTGLPNTVMTGNVTQIVLDVIELIHRGAPRAGMGSRFEGASNRRWRRCAALLSARLAAH from the coding sequence ATGAATAAACACGAAGACACGATTCTTGCGCTGATAGCGGGCTACGTTGACACCGTCGGGTTCGTTGCGTTGTTCGGACTCTTCACCGCGCATGTCACGGGCAACTTCGTACTGATCGGCGCGGAGTTCGCAGGCGGGGGGCAAGGTGTGCTGCTGAAGCTGCTGGCGTTTTCGTCTTTTATAGTCGGCATTGCGCTGAGCAGCGTTATTTTCAAGTTTCTGGAGCGCAATCATCCGGCGGATGCTGCGAGCGCTTTGTACCTGTTTCAGGCAATGCTGCTCGTTTCATTCCTTGTGACAGGCTTGATCGCGACGCCAATCAAGGCATCGAATGCATCAATGGTGCTGGTGTGCGGCGTACTGGGAACCATGGCGATGGGCGTGCAGAACGCGCGTGGCAGGTTGCTGATGGTCACGGGGCTGCCGAACACGGTGATGACCGGAAACGTGACGCAGATCGTGCTCGACGTGATCGAGCTGATACACCGGGGGGCGCCGCGGGCGGGCATGGGCAGCAGGTTCGAGGGCGCCTCCAATCGACGTTGGCGGCGATGTGCGGCTTTGCTGTCGGCGCGGTTGGCGGCGCATTGA
- a CDS encoding hydrolase, which translates to MANPKLEVLTPANSQIIFIDQQPQMAFGVQSIDRQVLKNNVVGLAKAARVFNIPTTITTVESESFSGYTYPELLDVFPEHKVLERSSMNSWDDQKVRDSLAANGRKKVVVAGLWTEVCNNTFALCAMAEGDYEIYMVADASGGTSKDAHDYAMQRMIQAGVVPMTWQQVLLEWQRDWAHKETYNEVMAIAKEHSGAYGMGVDYAYTMVHKAAQRAAGTHEVLAPVPAKK; encoded by the coding sequence ATGGCAAATCCGAAACTGGAAGTCCTCACGCCTGCAAACTCGCAGATCATCTTCATCGACCAACAGCCGCAAATGGCTTTTGGGGTCCAGTCTATCGACCGTCAGGTACTTAAGAACAACGTAGTAGGACTTGCGAAGGCAGCGCGGGTGTTTAACATTCCCACCACTATTACGACGGTGGAATCCGAAAGTTTTTCTGGCTATACGTACCCGGAATTGCTGGACGTATTTCCGGAGCACAAAGTGCTCGAACGCTCGTCCATGAATTCGTGGGACGACCAGAAGGTTCGTGACTCGCTTGCTGCGAATGGCCGAAAAAAGGTAGTGGTGGCAGGTTTGTGGACCGAGGTTTGCAACAACACGTTTGCGCTGTGCGCCATGGCCGAAGGTGACTACGAAATCTATATGGTCGCCGACGCGTCGGGCGGCACCTCGAAGGACGCGCATGACTACGCGATGCAGCGGATGATTCAGGCCGGCGTGGTTCCGATGACCTGGCAACAGGTACTGCTCGAGTGGCAGCGCGACTGGGCGCACAAAGAGACTTACAACGAAGTCATGGCGATTGCCAAAGAGCATTCGGGCGCGTACGGGATGGGCGTGGACTATGCCTACACCATGGTGCACAAGGCTGCCCAGCGCGCGGCGGGGACGCACGAGGTTCTGGCGCCGGTGCCGGCAAAGAAATAA
- a CDS encoding FAD-dependent monooxygenase, whose product MKIAIAGGSIAGLACALTLTCTGHDVHVYERSAGPLRGRGGGVVVLRQMLRFLEQHGHRTRAMLAVPTHRRRWIDIDGNVTRDDPELLPFSSWDAVYRSLCSMLPPASLHYGRNVASVAEDADGVEIRFDDGAAPVRADILIAADGTGSRLRSALFPGNASSYAGYIAWRGVVSENAFNRVEVVDLIENMTLYRSDAELFMTFLIPALNGSLDTGMRRFNWLWYRNEPDESSIGAFLTGRDGHRHHASVPPGELSEQSLAYLHRAALDGLPRALSQLVAATHAPFLQAISDALSPSFAKGRIALVGDAACTLRPHTGSGTSKSADDAVSLAEALATTSGKDVVQVLDRWAAMRRGAVAPLLLKGPRLAQSFGLGYPST is encoded by the coding sequence ATGAAAATTGCAATCGCGGGTGGTTCAATCGCAGGGCTCGCATGCGCATTGACGCTGACATGCACGGGCCACGACGTGCACGTCTACGAGCGCTCTGCAGGACCGCTGCGGGGTCGTGGTGGTGGAGTCGTGGTGCTGCGGCAGATGCTGCGGTTTCTCGAACAGCACGGCCATCGAACCCGCGCGATGCTTGCGGTGCCGACGCACCGACGGCGCTGGATCGATATCGACGGCAATGTGACGCGCGACGATCCCGAGCTGCTCCCGTTTTCATCGTGGGACGCCGTCTACCGGTCGCTGTGCAGCATGTTGCCGCCCGCTTCGCTTCACTACGGGCGCAATGTAGCGAGTGTTGCCGAAGACGCGGACGGCGTCGAAATCCGTTTCGACGACGGCGCGGCGCCGGTTCGCGCAGACATTTTGATCGCCGCGGACGGCACCGGCTCGCGGCTTCGTTCCGCGCTGTTTCCCGGTAACGCCTCGTCGTACGCAGGTTACATCGCGTGGCGCGGGGTGGTGAGTGAAAACGCTTTCAACCGCGTGGAGGTGGTGGATCTGATCGAGAACATGACGCTCTACCGTTCAGATGCCGAACTATTCATGACATTCCTCATTCCCGCGCTGAATGGCTCGCTCGACACAGGCATGCGCCGGTTCAATTGGCTCTGGTACAGAAACGAACCCGACGAGTCATCAATCGGCGCGTTCCTGACCGGACGCGACGGTCATCGGCACCACGCATCAGTCCCGCCTGGGGAGCTGTCGGAACAGTCGCTTGCCTATCTGCATCGGGCGGCGCTCGATGGGCTGCCTCGCGCGTTATCGCAACTGGTGGCCGCGACGCACGCGCCATTCCTGCAAGCCATCTCCGACGCCCTGAGCCCCTCGTTCGCCAAAGGGCGTATCGCTCTAGTGGGCGACGCAGCCTGCACGCTACGACCTCACACTGGCTCGGGCACCTCCAAGTCCGCCGACGACGCCGTGAGCCTCGCCGAAGCGCTGGCAACCACATCTGGCAAGGACGTCGTGCAGGTACTCGACCGTTGGGCCGCCATGCGGCGCGGTGCCGTCGCCCCGTTGCTTCTGAAGGGCCCCCGGTTGGCGCAGTCGTTCGGACTTGGCTATCCGTCAACCTGA